From a single Deinococcus seoulensis genomic region:
- the polA gene encoding DNA polymerase I: MTSVSPDTLVLIDGHALAFRSYFALPPLTNRQGESTHAILGFLRLTLRLARQRSNQVIVVFDPPVKTFRHEQFEGYKAGRAEMPADLPGQINRIREIVDAIGLPRLEEPGYEADDVIASLTRKAEGTGMQVRIVTSDRDAYQLLDDHVRVITNDFRLIGPDEVLEKYGVTVRQWVDYRALTGDASDNIPGAKGIGPKTASKLLQEYGTLEGIYAAAKAGTLKPDGTRQKLLDSEENVQFSHGLSCMVTDLPLDVELGTGRLPGDPARLEVLLDELNLMSVKRDVAALDAADAATDLPDSVHDAAHQTAPHDEPTADPLPDLSTETAPWQAPTGTVIWGYALSREDDLTAALTDAATFEATGDPAAGEYSGLLRTAPTHEPPQWKKAEVYAPPGSLFDNPDTPAAPLTKTQQKAAEKALKDQEKAAAKLRAQYPATVSETEFAAQPTVTAAAAKALATHLRVRGLNTEPGDDPLLMAYLLDPANTTMHAVAQRYLNTPWPDDAAGRAAATAQLLHLLPPLLDDTRRALYDDMEKPLSGVLTRMEVRGVQLDSEYLRGLSAATAARLQILETQIHSLAGREFQIRSRDQLEAVLYDELGLASGKKTKLTGKRSTAVAALEPLRDEHPIIPALLEYRELEKLRGTYLEPLPNLVNPTTGRLHTTFAQAAVATGRLSSLNPNLQNIPIRSDAGREIRKGFIAAPGMCLISADYSQIELRLLAHIADDPLMQQAFQEGADIHRRTAAQVLGLDEATITPNQRRAAKTVNFGVLYGMSAHRLSGDLGIPYADAAGFIETYFNTYPGIRGYIDHTLEFGRQNGYVETLYGRRRYVPELVATNRTLREAGERLAYNMPIQGTAADIIKLAMIRLDRELQGTGAHLLLQVHDELLIEAPEEKAEEISRLVKTIMEGAASLKVPLAVEAGTGPNWYDTK; encoded by the coding sequence ATGACCTCCGTTTCTCCCGACACCCTGGTGCTGATCGACGGGCACGCCCTGGCGTTCCGGTCGTACTTCGCCCTGCCGCCCCTCACCAACCGGCAGGGCGAGAGCACGCACGCCATCCTGGGCTTCCTGCGCCTGACGCTGCGCCTGGCACGGCAGCGCAGCAACCAGGTGATCGTGGTGTTCGACCCGCCCGTCAAGACGTTCCGGCACGAGCAGTTCGAGGGGTACAAGGCCGGGCGCGCCGAGATGCCCGCCGACCTGCCCGGCCAGATCAACCGCATCCGCGAGATCGTGGACGCCATCGGCCTGCCCCGACTGGAGGAACCCGGGTACGAGGCCGACGACGTGATCGCCAGCCTGACACGCAAGGCCGAGGGCACCGGCATGCAGGTGCGGATCGTGACCAGTGACCGCGACGCATACCAGCTGCTGGACGACCACGTGCGCGTCATCACGAACGACTTCCGCCTGATCGGCCCGGACGAGGTGCTGGAAAAGTACGGCGTGACCGTCCGGCAGTGGGTGGATTACCGCGCGCTGACCGGCGACGCCAGCGACAACATCCCCGGCGCGAAGGGCATCGGCCCGAAAACCGCGTCGAAGCTCCTTCAGGAGTACGGCACGCTGGAGGGTATCTACGCCGCCGCGAAGGCCGGAACCCTGAAACCCGACGGGACGCGCCAGAAACTGCTGGACTCAGAGGAGAACGTGCAGTTCAGCCACGGACTGTCATGCATGGTCACGGACCTGCCGCTGGACGTGGAACTGGGCACCGGGCGACTGCCGGGCGACCCGGCCCGCCTGGAAGTGCTGCTGGATGAACTGAACCTGATGAGCGTCAAGCGTGACGTGGCCGCCCTGGACGCCGCCGACGCCGCGACGGACCTGCCGGACAGCGTGCACGACGCCGCCCACCAGACCGCGCCGCACGACGAACCCACCGCCGACCCCCTCCCGGACCTGAGTACCGAGACGGCCCCCTGGCAGGCGCCCACCGGGACGGTCATCTGGGGCTACGCCCTGTCCCGCGAGGACGACCTGACCGCCGCCCTGACCGACGCCGCCACCTTCGAGGCGACCGGCGACCCCGCCGCCGGGGAGTACAGCGGTCTGCTGCGCACCGCGCCCACCCACGAACCCCCCCAGTGGAAGAAAGCCGAGGTGTACGCCCCGCCCGGCAGCCTGTTCGACAACCCCGACACGCCCGCCGCGCCCCTGACGAAGACGCAGCAGAAAGCCGCCGAGAAAGCCCTGAAAGACCAGGAGAAAGCGGCCGCGAAACTCCGCGCGCAGTACCCCGCCACCGTCAGCGAGACCGAATTCGCCGCCCAGCCGACCGTGACGGCTGCCGCCGCCAAGGCCCTCGCCACGCACCTGCGCGTGCGGGGCCTGAATACCGAACCCGGCGACGACCCCCTGCTCATGGCGTACCTGCTCGACCCCGCCAACACCACCATGCACGCCGTCGCGCAGCGGTACCTGAACACCCCGTGGCCCGACGACGCTGCCGGTCGCGCCGCCGCCACCGCCCAGCTGCTGCACCTGCTGCCGCCCCTGCTCGACGACACCCGCCGCGCCCTGTACGACGACATGGAAAAACCCCTGTCCGGCGTGCTGACCCGCATGGAAGTCCGGGGCGTGCAACTGGACAGCGAGTACCTGCGCGGCCTGTCCGCCGCCACCGCCGCCCGCCTCCAGATCCTCGAAACGCAGATCCACTCGCTCGCCGGCCGCGAATTCCAGATCCGCAGCCGCGACCAGCTCGAAGCGGTCCTGTACGACGAACTCGGCCTCGCCAGCGGCAAGAAAACCAAACTGACCGGCAAACGCAGCACCGCCGTCGCCGCCCTCGAACCCCTCCGGGACGAGCACCCCATCATCCCCGCCCTGCTGGAATACCGCGAACTGGAAAAACTACGCGGCACGTACCTCGAACCCCTCCCCAACCTCGTGAACCCCACCACCGGCCGCCTGCACACCACCTTCGCGCAGGCCGCCGTCGCCACCGGGCGCCTGAGCAGCCTCAACCCCAACCTCCAGAACATCCCCATCCGCAGCGACGCCGGCCGCGAGATCCGCAAGGGCTTCATCGCCGCGCCCGGCATGTGCCTGATCAGCGCCGACTACTCACAGATCGAACTGCGCCTCCTGGCACACATCGCCGACGACCCCCTGATGCAGCAGGCCTTCCAGGAGGGCGCCGACATTCACCGCCGCACCGCCGCGCAGGTCCTCGGGCTCGACGAGGCCACCATCACCCCCAACCAGCGCCGCGCCGCCAAGACCGTGAACTTTGGTGTGCTGTACGGCATGAGCGCGCACCGCCTCAGCGGCGACCTCGGCATTCCCTACGCCGACGCCGCCGGATTCATCGAAACTTACTTCAACACCTACCCCGGCATCCGCGGGTACATCGACCACACCCTCGAATTCGGCCGCCAGAACGGGTACGTTGAAACCCTGTACGGCCGCCGCCGCTACGTCCCGGAACTCGTCGCCACCAACCGCACCCTGCGCGAGGCCGGTGAACGCCTCGCGTACAACATGCCCATCCAGGGTACCGCCGCCGACATCATCAAACTCGCCATGATCAGACTCGACCGGGAACTCCAGGGCACCGGCGCGCACCTCCTGCTGCAAGTGCACGACGAACTGCTGATCGAAGCGCCCGAAGAGAAAGCCGAAGAGATCAGCCGCCTCGTGAAAACCATCATGGAAGGCGCCGCCAGCCTCAAGGTGCCACTGGCCGTCGAGGCTGGCACCGGCCCCAACTGGTACGACACGAAGTAA
- a CDS encoding HAD family hydrolase — protein MTIKAVFWDIGGVLLTNGWDREQRADVLSRFGLDLTEFTERHKLAAPELELGRMTLDEYLSQTVFYAPRDFTREDFRAAMEAESRPHDDALALARDLSGRYRMYALNNEGHDLNECRIRNFGLHEFLLAFFSSCYLGVMKPNPAIYRLGLNLASLRPEETVMIDDRAQNAEAARSVGMHAVRYENAAQLREELAALGVK, from the coding sequence ATGACCATCAAGGCTGTCTTCTGGGATATCGGCGGGGTGCTCCTCACGAACGGCTGGGACCGCGAGCAACGCGCGGACGTTCTCTCACGCTTCGGGCTGGACCTGACCGAATTTACCGAGCGGCACAAACTGGCCGCGCCGGAACTCGAACTGGGCCGCATGACCCTCGACGAGTACCTGTCGCAGACGGTGTTCTACGCCCCGCGTGACTTTACCCGCGAGGATTTCCGCGCCGCCATGGAAGCCGAGAGCCGCCCCCACGACGACGCGCTGGCCCTCGCCCGCGACCTGAGCGGCCGGTACCGCATGTACGCCCTGAACAACGAAGGGCACGACCTGAACGAGTGCCGCATCCGCAATTTTGGCCTGCACGAGTTCCTGCTGGCCTTCTTCAGTTCCTGCTACCTGGGCGTCATGAAACCCAACCCCGCCATCTACCGCCTGGGATTGAACCTCGCCAGCCTCAGGCCTGAGGAGACCGTCATGATCGACGACCGCGCCCAGAACGCCGAGGCGGCCCGCTCGGTCGGCATGCACGCCGTGCGGTACGAGAACGCCGCGCAGCTCCGGGAGGAACTGGCGGCGCTCGGTGTGAAGTAG
- a CDS encoding thioredoxin → MTDTDQTRPFVLFTQDQCPQCETLKRMLALPLRGAFDDRIEVLHRQEQPDAFAQLAEAHVLARTPALLHRPSGKVLLDTGSLGAVKAFLTQ, encoded by the coding sequence ATGACTGACACCGATCAGACCCGGCCGTTCGTGCTGTTCACACAGGACCAGTGTCCGCAGTGCGAGACCCTGAAGCGCATGCTGGCCCTTCCCCTGCGCGGCGCCTTCGACGACCGCATCGAGGTCCTGCACCGTCAGGAACAACCCGACGCCTTCGCGCAGCTCGCCGAAGCACACGTCCTGGCCCGCACGCCCGCCCTGCTGCACCGCCCCAGCGGCAAGGTCCTGCTCGACACCGGCAGCCTCGGCGCCGTCAAGGCCTTCCTGACGCAGTAA
- a CDS encoding ribonucleotide-diphosphate reductase subunit beta — translation MTRTPFTATNWSEPEDSFSVTFYEKYTSQLWFPEEIPLSNDAIVWKSLTEAERWTYMHASAGLNALDTLQGEVGMPALRGLVPGHIRKATLQFQGMMEDIHARSYSLMNKTFLSTTEERAVFAWVESQPQLQFKIAFIQDVFADPDTSDFGLWRKMVVSCMLETALFYSGFYYPLLMAGQGRMVSAGEIFNLIILDEAVHGVYVALLAQERFEALSDAQQAEALAWFDGALDTLYRNELAYTDTLYAGVGLTEDVGRFIRFNFNVLADNLALERRFPDEDINPVVLNGIRTRGTTHDFFSAKGSSYAKLNVEPLADEDFAELWPERTAVAHD, via the coding sequence ATGACCCGAACCCCCTTTACTGCCACGAACTGGAGCGAACCCGAGGACAGCTTCTCGGTCACGTTCTACGAGAAGTACACCTCGCAACTGTGGTTCCCGGAAGAGATTCCGCTGTCGAACGACGCCATCGTCTGGAAGTCCCTGACCGAAGCCGAACGCTGGACGTACATGCACGCCTCGGCCGGCCTGAATGCCCTGGACACCCTGCAGGGCGAGGTCGGCATGCCCGCCCTGCGGGGGCTGGTGCCGGGGCACATCCGCAAGGCGACCCTGCAATTCCAGGGCATGATGGAAGACATTCACGCGCGCTCCTACAGCCTGATGAACAAGACGTTCCTGTCCACCACCGAGGAACGCGCCGTGTTCGCGTGGGTGGAATCACAGCCGCAGCTTCAGTTCAAGATCGCGTTCATTCAGGACGTGTTCGCCGACCCGGACACCAGCGACTTCGGGCTGTGGCGCAAGATGGTCGTGTCGTGCATGCTGGAGACGGCGTTGTTCTACAGCGGCTTCTACTACCCGCTGTTGATGGCCGGGCAGGGCCGCATGGTGTCGGCCGGTGAGATCTTCAACCTGATCATCCTCGACGAGGCCGTGCACGGCGTGTACGTGGCGCTGCTGGCCCAGGAACGCTTCGAGGCCCTGAGCGACGCGCAGCAGGCCGAGGCCCTGGCGTGGTTCGACGGCGCGCTGGACACCCTGTACCGCAACGAACTGGCGTACACCGACACCCTGTACGCCGGGGTGGGCCTGACCGAGGACGTGGGGCGCTTCATCCGCTTCAACTTCAACGTGCTGGCCGATAACCTTGCCCTGGAACGCCGCTTCCCGGACGAGGACATCAACCCGGTCGTCCTGAACGGCATCCGCACACGCGGGACCACGCACGACTTCTTCAGCGCCAAGGGCAGCAGTTACGCCAAACTGAACGTGGAACCCCTGGCCGACGAGGACTTCGCGGAACTCTGGCCCGAACGCACGGCGGTCGCGCATGACTGA
- the nrdE gene encoding class 1b ribonucleoside-diphosphate reductase subunit alpha, translating to MERWIELNNRVLSGTHIDTSHDAQALRAYFTEKVNPNTVTFPTLAEKVAYMTEKGVWDPAVFARYHPRDVKAVFQRAYSYDFRFRSFMGAFKFYSEYATMTPDRKQWLERFEDRLSVTALARSSSVEEALELVHHLVNQTFTPATPTLMNSGKANTGRLVSCFLLQDCTDNLDSITKTLSFVAELSKGGGGIGVEVSNLRARGESLRGIQNVTKGVMGVAKMLDNMLRYADQAGQRPGAGAIYLSVMHADFLDTLSAKKIATDEDARLKTLSVGATVPDVFMQKVRAGEDIYQFYPHSLFQATGREFTSIDWTREYDALVANPDIRKKRVSARRVMEEIAVTQGESGYPYLLFEGNANAVNPIPNVGTIKMSNLCSEILQPTLPSTFHAYGQEGKDQVGLDVSCNLASLVIEQSVASGDLGRVVRAAVRMLDDVARSTSITEVPAVRRANEEMRSIGLGAMGLHSFLAKNEIAYGSPEALEFVDVYFAAVHYHARRASMEIARDTGFVFRGFEGSRYQSGEHFAQYLAQDFAPRTPEVAALFEGHKLPTREDWAQLVADIRTHGLAHSFVMAIAPTGSISYVSNASASIMPITERVETRTSNKARTIYPMPHLSELTEWFYEEAYDMDQRRVIDTVAAAQKHVDQGISCTLFIPSSATTRTLQRYYLYAYAKGLKTLYYTRLRKVSIDECLSCAV from the coding sequence ATGGAACGCTGGATTGAACTGAACAACCGGGTGCTTTCGGGCACGCACATCGATACGAGCCATGACGCGCAGGCGCTGCGGGCGTACTTCACGGAGAAGGTGAACCCGAATACCGTGACGTTCCCGACGCTGGCCGAGAAGGTCGCGTACATGACCGAGAAGGGCGTGTGGGACCCGGCGGTGTTCGCGCGGTACCACCCGCGTGACGTGAAGGCCGTGTTCCAGCGGGCGTACAGTTACGACTTCCGGTTCCGGTCGTTCATGGGGGCGTTCAAGTTCTACAGCGAGTACGCGACCATGACCCCGGACCGCAAGCAGTGGCTGGAGCGTTTCGAGGACCGCCTGAGCGTGACGGCCCTGGCGCGCAGCAGCAGCGTCGAGGAGGCGCTGGAACTCGTGCATCATCTGGTGAACCAGACGTTCACGCCTGCCACGCCCACCCTGATGAACTCCGGGAAGGCGAACACGGGGCGGCTGGTCAGCTGCTTCCTCTTGCAGGACTGCACGGACAACCTGGATTCCATCACGAAGACGCTGTCGTTCGTGGCGGAACTCAGCAAGGGCGGCGGCGGGATTGGCGTGGAGGTCAGTAACCTGCGCGCGCGCGGCGAGAGCCTGCGCGGCATTCAGAACGTCACGAAGGGCGTGATGGGCGTGGCGAAGATGCTGGACAACATGCTGCGGTACGCCGATCAGGCCGGGCAGCGTCCGGGCGCGGGGGCGATCTACCTGAGCGTCATGCACGCCGACTTCCTGGATACCCTGAGCGCCAAGAAGATCGCCACGGACGAGGACGCGCGCCTGAAGACCCTGTCGGTCGGGGCGACCGTGCCGGACGTGTTCATGCAGAAGGTCCGGGCCGGTGAGGACATCTACCAGTTCTACCCGCACTCGCTGTTCCAGGCGACGGGGCGCGAGTTCACGAGCATCGACTGGACCCGCGAGTACGACGCGCTGGTCGCGAACCCGGACATCCGCAAGAAGCGCGTGTCGGCGCGGCGTGTCATGGAGGAGATCGCGGTCACGCAGGGCGAGAGCGGGTACCCGTACCTGCTGTTCGAGGGCAACGCGAACGCCGTGAACCCCATCCCGAACGTCGGGACGATCAAGATGAGCAACCTGTGCAGCGAGATCCTGCAACCCACGCTGCCCAGCACCTTCCACGCCTACGGGCAGGAGGGGAAGGATCAGGTGGGGCTGGACGTGAGCTGCAACCTCGCGTCGCTGGTGATCGAGCAGAGCGTCGCCAGTGGCGACCTGGGCCGCGTGGTACGCGCCGCCGTGCGCATGCTGGACGACGTGGCCCGCTCCACCAGCATCACGGAGGTGCCCGCCGTGCGCCGCGCGAACGAGGAGATGCGCAGCATCGGCCTGGGCGCCATGGGCCTGCACTCGTTCCTGGCGAAGAACGAGATCGCGTACGGCAGCCCCGAGGCGCTGGAGTTCGTGGACGTGTACTTCGCGGCCGTCCACTACCACGCCCGGCGCGCCAGCATGGAGATCGCGCGCGACACGGGCTTCGTGTTCCGGGGCTTCGAGGGCAGCCGCTACCAGAGCGGCGAGCATTTCGCGCAGTACCTCGCGCAGGACTTCGCGCCCCGCACCCCCGAGGTCGCCGCACTGTTCGAGGGTCACAAGCTGCCCACCCGCGAGGACTGGGCGCAGCTCGTAGCCGACATCCGGACGCACGGGCTGGCGCACTCGTTCGTCATGGCGATCGCCCCGACCGGCAGCATCAGTTACGTCAGCAACGCGTCGGCCAGCATCATGCCCATCACGGAGCGCGTCGAGACCCGCACCAGCAACAAGGCCCGCACCATCTACCCCATGCCGCACTTAAGCGAACTGACCGAGTGGTTCTACGAGGAAGCGTACGACATGGACCAGCGCCGCGTGATCGACACGGTCGCCGCCGCGCAGAAGCACGTGGACCAGGGCATCAGCTGCACGCTGTTCATTCCCAGCAGCGCCACCACCCGCACCCTGCAACGCTACTACCTGTACGCCTACGCCAAGGGGCTGAAAACGCTGTACTACACCCGGCTGCGTAAGGTCAGCATCGACGAGTGCCTCAGCTGCGCTGTCTGA
- the nrdI gene encoding class Ib ribonucleoside-diphosphate reductase assembly flavoprotein NrdI, giving the protein MRLVFDSLTGNVRRFALAVSREAGGVPVGSVRDAPPAPGEPFLLLTYTFGQGEVPASTAAFLRSHAGGLRGVVSSGSYHWGENFGRAGDRIASEFRVPLVARLNKGGTVSDREQVTRWVRSHLLAGGKGETYGTLD; this is encoded by the coding sequence GTGAGGCTGGTGTTCGATTCCCTGACCGGGAACGTGCGCCGCTTTGCGCTGGCGGTGTCGCGGGAGGCGGGGGGTGTGCCGGTGGGGTCCGTGCGGGACGCGCCGCCCGCGCCGGGTGAACCGTTCCTGCTGCTGACGTACACGTTCGGGCAGGGCGAGGTTCCGGCCAGCACGGCGGCGTTCCTGCGGTCGCACGCGGGGGGGCTGCGGGGCGTGGTGTCCAGCGGCAGTTACCACTGGGGAGAGAATTTCGGGCGGGCGGGTGACCGGATCGCCTCTGAGTTCCGGGTGCCGCTGGTGGCGCGTCTGAACAAGGGTGGCACGGTCTCGGACCGTGAGCAGGTCACGCGCTGGGTGCGCTCGCACCTGCTGGCCGGAGGGAAAGGGGAAACGTATGGAACGCTGGATTGA
- a CDS encoding acyl-CoA thioesterase, with product MGFIPADWSAVVLLVFPVGRAPWGPGVTLAALGAVPPVPPRETRVTHVVFPGLTNHHGTLFGGEALSLMDSAAFIAATRHCRRKVVTRHLNAMEFRNPIPQGSLVELVARVVRAGRTSMTVQVDVFREDMYSEERELACAGTFTLVALGEDGRPVPVPPLVGGAT from the coding sequence ATGGGTTTCATTCCTGCGGACTGGTCCGCTGTCGTTCTGCTGGTCTTCCCGGTCGGTCGTGCTCCGTGGGGGCCGGGCGTGACCCTGGCCGCGCTGGGTGCCGTTCCGCCCGTGCCGCCGCGTGAGACGCGCGTGACGCACGTCGTCTTTCCTGGCCTGACGAACCATCACGGAACGCTGTTCGGTGGCGAGGCGTTGTCGCTGATGGATTCGGCGGCGTTCATTGCCGCGACCCGGCACTGCCGCCGGAAGGTCGTGACCCGGCACCTGAATGCCATGGAGTTCCGTAACCCGATTCCGCAGGGGTCGCTGGTGGAACTCGTGGCGCGGGTCGTGCGGGCGGGGCGGACGAGCATGACGGTGCAGGTGGACGTGTTCCGTGAGGACATGTATTCCGAGGAGCGGGAACTGGCGTGCGCGGGGACGTTCACGCTGGTGGCGCTGGGTGAGGATGGGCGGCCGGTGCCGGTGCCGCCGCTGGTGGGCGGCGCGACGTGA
- a CDS encoding C39 family peptidase, whose translation MTFPARPLLTLLCAALLPAGLAASPAAQPPARPSAQAAATVPGYVLQGMPLVRQTYNACGPASITQVLAYFGVQVSMADVSRQTRPSERSYMTAQAIVNYAPRVGMQARLFTGGNLNTVRNAIRAGLPIIALQSHITDSGTVIPHWRVLVGYNDATGQVYIMDPLLGYVAMRYSDMDRVWADQRGQFAVMYPPTLAGTVRKVIG comes from the coding sequence GTGACGTTCCCCGCCCGCCCACTGCTGACCCTCCTGTGCGCCGCCCTGTTGCCAGCCGGTCTGGCCGCGTCACCGGCCGCGCAACCCCCGGCGCGGCCCTCCGCTCAGGCCGCCGCGACGGTGCCCGGCTACGTGCTTCAGGGCATGCCGCTCGTCCGGCAGACGTACAACGCCTGCGGCCCCGCCAGCATCACGCAGGTCCTCGCGTACTTCGGCGTGCAGGTCAGCATGGCCGACGTGAGCCGCCAGACCCGCCCCAGCGAACGCTCGTACATGACGGCGCAGGCCATCGTGAACTACGCCCCCAGGGTCGGCATGCAGGCCCGGCTGTTCACGGGCGGGAACCTGAACACCGTCCGGAACGCCATCCGCGCCGGGCTGCCCATCATCGCGCTGCAATCGCACATCACGGACTCCGGCACCGTCATCCCGCACTGGCGGGTACTGGTCGGGTACAACGACGCGACCGGGCAGGTGTACATCATGGACCCGCTGCTGGGGTACGTCGCCATGCGCTACAGCGACATGGACCGCGTCTGGGCCGACCAGCGCGGCCAGTTCGCGGTGATGTACCCGCCCACGCTGGCCGGGACGGTCCGGAAGGTCATCGGGTAA
- a CDS encoding AAA family ATPase — translation MSGVIWVFSGSPGAGKSTVSAALLGRFPFGLHLSIDDLREQVVSGLAQPALDHPPEAVRQFALARTSAAQTARLYAQEGFAVAVEDVLWPDDLAFMARHWEGLDVRPVRLYTTLEVAHERNRTRTNKTYDTSVLVPLIDGLYGQMPPELFREAGWAVVDSSALSLEATVDALLALTWPARSEFGQS, via the coding sequence ATGAGTGGCGTGATCTGGGTGTTCAGCGGCAGTCCGGGCGCGGGCAAGAGTACGGTGTCGGCGGCGCTGCTGGGCCGCTTTCCGTTCGGGCTGCACCTGTCCATCGACGATCTGCGTGAGCAGGTGGTCTCCGGGCTGGCGCAGCCGGCGCTGGATCACCCGCCGGAAGCCGTGCGGCAGTTCGCGCTGGCCCGCACGTCGGCGGCGCAGACGGCCCGCCTGTACGCGCAGGAGGGCTTCGCGGTGGCCGTCGAGGATGTGCTGTGGCCGGACGATCTGGCGTTCATGGCGCGCCACTGGGAGGGTCTGGACGTGCGCCCGGTGCGGCTGTACACCACCCTGGAGGTCGCGCATGAACGCAACCGGACCCGCACGAACAAGACGTACGACACGTCCGTGCTCGTTCCACTGATCGACGGACTGTACGGGCAGATGCCGCCCGAACTGTTCCGCGAGGCTGGCTGGGCAGTCGTGGACAGCAGCGCCCTGAGTCTGGAGGCGACCGTGGACGCCCTGCTGGCCCTGACGTGGCCCGCCAGGTCTGAATTCGGTCAGTCCTGA
- a CDS encoding aminopeptidase gives MQTNTSYVAYDPDLHAALLADYCLSAAPGERLLVAGGQAATPLIRAVTRALLTRGARPVVRVDYPGQQEDFAELASDAVLDAIHPADLGDVEALDGSLRVLTPAPAHPVDAARRARLLAANAPVASARARRKWSLTLYPTAHAAAQAGMNEAQFGEFVMRAMFLDRPDPVAAWAEVRATQARLIERLTRADVVRIEAPGTDLTLRVGGRTWANSDGRRNMPSGEVFTGPHEDSAEGVVTFTVPAEYQGQMVRGARLEFRAGQVVNASADEGESALHAALNTDPGARRLGELGIGTNTGIQVPTGNILFDEKIGGTVHLAIGKSYPETGGMNASAVHWDLITDLRKGGRLSLDGEIVQEDGVFLI, from the coding sequence GTGCAAACAAACACCTCTTACGTGGCGTACGACCCGGACCTTCACGCGGCCCTGCTGGCCGACTACTGCCTGTCGGCCGCGCCCGGCGAGCGCCTGCTGGTCGCGGGCGGGCAGGCGGCCACGCCCCTGATCCGCGCCGTGACCCGCGCCCTGCTCACGCGCGGCGCGCGGCCCGTGGTGCGCGTGGATTACCCCGGCCAGCAGGAGGACTTCGCGGAACTCGCCAGTGACGCCGTGCTGGACGCCATTCACCCCGCCGATCTGGGCGACGTGGAAGCCCTGGACGGCAGCCTGCGCGTCCTGACGCCCGCCCCCGCCCATCCCGTGGACGCCGCCCGCCGCGCCCGCCTGCTCGCCGCGAACGCCCCCGTCGCCTCCGCCCGCGCCCGCCGCAAGTGGAGCCTGACGCTGTACCCAACCGCGCACGCCGCCGCGCAGGCAGGCATGAATGAAGCGCAGTTCGGGGAGTTCGTGATGCGCGCCATGTTCCTCGACCGGCCCGACCCGGTCGCCGCGTGGGCCGAAGTGCGCGCCACCCAGGCCCGCCTGATCGAACGCCTGACCCGCGCCGACGTGGTCCGCATCGAGGCGCCCGGCACCGACCTGACCCTGCGCGTGGGCGGCCGCACCTGGGCGAACAGCGACGGGCGGCGCAACATGCCCAGCGGCGAGGTCTTCACCGGCCCGCACGAGGACAGCGCCGAAGGCGTCGTGACCTTCACCGTGCCCGCCGAGTACCAGGGGCAGATGGTGCGCGGCGCCCGCCTGGAATTCCGCGCCGGGCAGGTCGTGAACGCCAGCGCCGACGAGGGCGAGAGCGCCCTGCACGCCGCGCTGAACACCGACCCCGGCGCGCGCCGCCTGGGCGAACTGGGCATCGGCACGAACACCGGCATTCAGGTGCCCACCGGGAACATCCTGTTCGACGAGAAGATCGGCGGAACCGTACACCTCGCCATCGGCAAGAGCTACCCGGAAACGGGCGGCATGAACGCCAGCGCCGTCCACTGGGACCTGATCACCGACCTGCGCAAGGGCGGCCGCCTGAGCCTGGACGGCGAGATCGTGCAGGAAGACGGCGTGTTCCTGATCTGA